AAGTACATTAATCactaggaccagatgggatgcatcctagaatgctgagggaaggtgcacaaaggattgggagagacaaacAGCACTACAATAAGAAATAGtacagtattaggtggggtcagactaagaaagAAGGTTTAAGATAGGTTTACAATGCatgacataaaagggaatccaaaagtctttaatatgcatataaatagtaaacgggtaaaaagaggaggggtggggccaattagggaccaaagtggagacctacgcatggaggcagagggcatggctgaggtactaaatgaacactttgcatctggctttaccaaggaagatgctgctgccaaagtcatagtgaaatatgaggtagttgagatactggatgggattaaACATTGATGAAGAGGAGGTAATAGAAAGGCtgcctgtacttaaagtagataaatctccagaagcggatgggatgtatcctagaatgctgaaggaagtaaaggtggaaattgcagaggtacttgccataatcttccaatcctccttggatatggggggtggtgccagaggactgaagaattgcaaatgttaaacctttgttcaaaaaagggtgcaaggataaacccagcaactataggacagtcagtttaacctcggtagttgggaagcttttagaaatgataatccgggacaaaattaacagccacttacggaaagccagcacgaatttgttaaaaggcaaatcgtgtttaactaacttgattgagttttttgatgacgtAACAGAgacggttgatgagggcaatgaggTTGAAGTGGTGTAtatagacttccaaaaggcgttagataatgtgccacataataggcttgccagcaaagttgaagcccatggaataaaagggatcatggatacgaaattggctaaatgataggaaacagagagtagtagtgaacggttgtttttcagactgaaggaaggtataccgttgggtttcccaggggtcagtacgaggaccactgcttttcatgacatatattaatgatttagacttgggtgtacagggcacaattaaaacatttacagatgacacaaatttggaagtatagtgagcagcgaggaggatagaCGTCAAGAGGAcataagacaggctggtggaatcacagacacatggcagatgaaaaaaacactccaaaagtacttagttggctataaaacactttgaggtgccctgagatcatgaaaggtgctacataaatgcaagtctttctttatccgaAGTGTACTGCTCCTGTCCAGCTCCAGGATCGCCGGAGATTCTTGCTCCTGGCTATTTACATGACCCACCTGGGTACTGACCTGGACTCCCATAAACTTTCAGCACCATGATTGTCTGCAGCTGTCTTAGAGAGGGGAGGGGCAATTGGGCAGATTTTAAAAAACATTCCCACCTGATGCTACTGATTGCGGCACTAGCCAATTGCCAGTGCTACTCCAccacacccaccccgccccccacgggCACCCAAGTTGCTCCCATCTGTGACCCCTCCTCTATCATGGTTCAATCAGCTCACCAATTCCTGTACCTCTGCACTTCCACCAGTGAAGCAAGGCCAAGGATTTCTCTTCCCGATGTTGTTACAATATTAAGAGTCTAAACTGTTAAAATAATGGATTTAGTTCAGCATCACTGAAGTTGGCAGTTACTCAATCTGCTACTTACTACCAAATAAAGTTCCATTATTTGACTTAATGTTTCAAAGGTATGACCTTCTTATAGATTATGGTTCACTTCTGAAACTTCAAAAGTAGCACTATTGCAATGTTTGCAGTAGCCTTGTGTACTTAGCAAGTATTTTGGACACTCTAGCAGCCAGCTTGTTTAGAAGTAGGAATCTGTGGTTTGTGTTCGAGGTTTCTGCTGACAACATTCCTTATTTCTTCCACTTCCTTTGTGTGCTCTTCATTTACAGACTTTCAACACATTGATTGTAAAGAAAAGAATCGTACATTCCTAAATGTGCACTGACACCATCGTGGAGGCATTTTTTTCAAACCTTTGCAAATTTATGCACATGTTTAAACAGCCATGGGAGTCTGTATTTGGAAAGTCAGTATTCAAAAGCTATTTTTTGTTTATGTAAACTACTATTTTCAGATATGATAATCGAAAAACGGAATTACATTGGAATCATGTTACATGCACTATGTAGGGATAGAGATAAACAAGTTGGTTGTAAACACACTTGATCCTAACAGAATTGATAATCGATTCATGAATCAGGAAATGATCAGGACTTAGTGGCGATCTGCTTTTTGCAGACCTGCATGTGTACAAATCTGCATGCATTTTTATATTGCTGAATTatcaactgaaaaataaaaatcattCTAAGCATGTTCTTTCCAGTATTCTTTGTTATGTACATTCCCACAGCAACTGACTTCATTAAGGATACCAAGGCCTGGAAATGCATCTCGGGCAGTGGCGCAAACCGGGCAGAATCAAATCGGTACACGCAGCGCCTGATGTGCAGTCCAGACTGCACTGGAACTGAATTATCAGCGCTGCGTACAACGAGTGGCCAATCTTATACTTAGGCCTTGGTATTAAAGATAGAGGCCTGGAAATTGGGCACCGCTGCGTTTACCCTCgcaaggcgggacttcctgcgtccGGCACAGAAGTCCTGCCCAGCGACCTAAACTGGGCGgataggaagtggagtgcaatgtcgcgcactccacttcctctcagggtggGATCGGGGGCGCTACGCGGCCTCTCCGCATAGTGCAGACGTGTTTCAAGGCCActtcccttcaattaaaggggagggacgttgcgagcTCTGCAGGTCTTTTGATGGGCCTCCACTCAGCCACCGGGGATGTGGGATGCCATGgccgaagcggagtgccgggctgcacaatcgtggcacggaccccgcaaaATCAGCGGAAAACGGCCCTACTGGTGAGTCGGATTTTAAAAATGGTGGCGTGCggtgcagcgcacctcccctttaattttcggccCGCGAGCGGAGTGTGGCCTGGCTTGCAATCTGCGAGGCTGGCTCTGACTTCGCCCATGGGAGCACGGCGCTACTGGatttgtgcctccgctaactctcGTGGGAGCTGGTAgtgccccttctctccccccttgtctGAAAACACTTTtgcaccctgttagcgccccctgaAGTGCTAACGGAAGACACACAACaggccaatttcagccccagatGCACAGGAGAGCAATGACTGTAAATAGATGTGCTGTAAATCCATTGCATAGACTGAAGAAATTAAGTTTGAAGATTTATTTTAGCGCTTCAATGTGAGTAAAATGAATGTCATAAAACAATACCGTAATACCTCCTAAATATAAACTTTAAACTTGGCATTTAAAGTTTAAGGAGCGTGTGACGGTGCATTTAAGTGGTTGGAACAATATTTTAGATGCAGCCCTGTGATAGATTTGATTATTTATAAACCAAAATGAGAGCAAGAGTAGGTATGGGTATTCCATCTTGTGTGTAAGTGAACCTCTCTCATCCCCCTTTTCCTCTTCCTCCAAACACCACAAAAAGAGTaataatttcctacattacaccagtgactacacttcaaaaagtacttcattggctgtaaagcgctttgggacatccgatggtcgtgaaaggcgctatataaatgcaagtctttctttaaaaaacAACagttagcatttatatagcacctttaacatagtaccgTCTCCCATGGCATTCCACAGGAGCATTttaaaaggagagcgagagagagagagagaggcagagaggtttagggaggtatttCCAAAGCTTAGGGtcaaagcagctgaaggcatggccgccaatggtggagtgattaaaatctggggtgtgcaagagggcagaatacCCAGAATTTTGATCATCAATAAATCTTGGGGCAAAAAAATGGGTCAACATCCTCCAAAATTAAAAGCACAAAAAAGATTCAACTGTCACAAGCTCAAGTCCAAATAAGCAGGTCTACATAAAGTATTGACTTTACAACCCAGAACATTTTATATGGCCAATTTGAGTGCATTGTGCAGTCCCTGTGAGAAAAATCAGGAAATCGTTCCTGTGATATTTCCATCTTGTTACCATGTACTATAATATTAGGATGACACTTTCACACATTTAGTGTGAGTGCACTGAAGGCCAGTCTGCAAGGCCATCAGCAGATGATACTCATTATACAAGTGGGCAGACATCCAATGAATAATGAATGCAATTGCTACTCAACTTCCTAACCCCTATTACCCATTTTACTCTGGCACCACCAGGAATAGCAACTAGAAAAATAACCATACCATCACAATGCactattctgattttttttttttaaaaaggaaataaAAGTTGCGCACCTCTCAAAATTGTGAAGTTTTTGATTGCCTCTCCATGTTGTGCATCGATAATTTTCATTTCTTCCATTACAACGCCAAGTTTGCTTATTTCTCCATTCAGTGTTGCACTCAAGAGATTATAGCGCTGCCTTAACATATCAGTGGTGCTCTGAATAATGGTCAGAGAATTGTTGAGATCGTAAAGTTCTTCTGAATGTGCTCCAAGCCCACTTGAACACGATGCCCTCACATCACTGATAtattttatcatactgtggacatgGTTGTTTGTGGCATTAATGTTGGCCAGTATGGTGTTAATTTCAGTTTCATGGGAAACCATACGCCCCATGATGGTTTCGAACCTCTCAGCAGTCCTATTTTCGTAATATTTTGCATGATAAAGAATGTCCTGAATATTTTCTTCATGGTCATCAAGGAAGGTAGATATATTGTTGAACTGCTCATGCACAGCCAGTAGTTGCAAGCTTAAGTCATGCATGACCTCAGAATTCTGTGAGATCCTCTGGAGTGTCGTGGCTAGAGTACTCTGAATACTTTTCACCACATCATTCATCTTGCTCACTGAAGCCCTTAAAACTCCAAACACTTTCGTAGAGTTCTGCCAGTCGGTCACTATCTTCTGTAATATTAAGGTTTCCTCATCAGCTTTTCTTTGAATTTCTTCAAGCCATAAAGAATTCTGGTTGGTGGTGAAGTTAATGTGTTGTATGCCAATCCTTATTTTGTACTGGTCCTGGGACAGTCTCCTCATAAACTCATCAAGGTCCTTTACAAGTGCTTGCAAGCCATTTATTTGCACTGAAAATCTTTCCACCGTTTGGTTGATTTGTTCGATAGACGTTGAATAATGGGTAACCTCCTTATTGATTTTTCTGTTGTCAGATGAAAGTGTCAGATGCTTTTGGACAGTCTCATCCAGCACAGGTTCTTGAGCCAAAAGTAGCTGTTGAATCTGTTCAAACTCTTTCTGCAAGTCAATGATTTCTTGTGCAAAATGGGAGACTTCATGGCACGACGAGCAATTCTTGGTTATGGATTTTTGATCTGTGGGTGGTGGTGGGAATAAAAACAATGTTATTTTGCTTTactattttctcagtttttgttttctttaTTGAATTTGTCCTCCTATTTGCCTGCATCCCATAATACTTGTGATTCATCAAACTGGCGGTAGGTCCAAAAATAAAGATCGACAAGGAACAGCCAACAGTACCAAAGCTAAACTAGTGACATGTCCACAGAGCGAATAAAACCTCGCTATTTGCTATAGTACCACTTTTTTGCCAAATACTGTTCTTTATGTTCATATTTGAAGAGATATCATTGATACAATTGGTGTAAAAGGGCCATAGTTATATATGGGACAGAAAAGTGCTCGGAGCTTCTCTGCTACTGTAAACGTGTTGTAAGTGCGTAGCAACCTCATTTATGTACAAAACGTGGTTTCCACCACATTTCTGGTAAAGTTACAGCAGCGGAGCAGGAGCAGGCGCGAGAATAATTCCTGGCCATGCTTTTTTTAAAATCGACTATCTACAAGTCAATTCTCCTATACTTGCTATTGGGTCTCTTTAACAAATTATTTCTACATGAGCAGCATTTTTGAAACAAACTGAAAATGCAGATCTATTTAATTTTGATTCAATGCAATGGTCTTGAATTGCAATTTTAAAAAAACCTCCCCTTCTTAGGTAGGAATTTCTAATAAGACATGGCTCCAAAGGCACAAGATGTCCTCTGATACCTGGCCACCCTTCATGAATGGACAGGTTGGATAGCCCATTTGATAGTAGAAGGGGCACACTCAAGCCAGATCCTCTACTCATCAATGCCCACACAAATACACTTCCAACAGATGTCACCGGATTGTAGTAAAGATTGGGTAACCTGGTTGATATTTTTCCTCATTCGTCTAGCATTCCAATACCCCCACTACCTCCCAACTGAGATTAACTGACTAGTACAGCAACAAATATATTAAGGATATACCACTAAGAGGTATCAAAGCACAGAAAACAATTGTCTCCTCAATGTTATATTAATTTAGTTGTTTGCACACAAGATGAATGTTCACAGTGGAATGCATACATCACCAAGTCGAAAGCCACCCACTGTTTCACTTTTCAAATTAACTGAAGTGTACATGTGCAGACAGTAAATTCATCCCTAACTGCAACAATTTGGAAAAGATTGCACTCCATTCCAAAAGGCATAGAAATCCAATGATAAATATATTGCACAGTCAGCATTGCTTGAATTAGGCTTTTACCTGTATGTAGAACAGGGTCTCCTTTTGAAAGCATCACATTCTTGTTTACAGCACCAGTCCTTGTCCTGTTTCTAACCAGTGTGCTTAGTCCACACCACCCATGCATAAATGTAAAAAGTACACAAACCTCAGGGAAAATTGCCTTATATGGAAATACAGTTCGGCTGAAATGGGCTACAAATTCAGGCAACTTGAACAATACTGGTGAGTTTTCAGTTCCATTGCTCAGTATTTAAATCATTGTCAATATTCTGCCAGTAATGTTTACAACTTAATATCAGAGGCCAGTGTTCATATTATCAACAGTCCTTTGGAACACTGATCATTTGCAAATACCCAGAACAACCCATAATGGCACGATCATTTCATTGTTGATGTGTTGAGAGATTGCTTATTCCATAAATAGATAAATCCGTAGGTCTGATCTACTGGAGGTAAGCTGGAGTGGGAGTAACTTTAGATGCTTGTCCATTTGAGAAGGCTCAGTGAGAGGCTGTTTCTCCAAATTATTGTCGGGGTGAACGGTGTCTGTACAGTGATTTTTTTTGTACAGCTGTTTTGAGGCTAGTCAACTTTTTTGAAGCTATTAATAGTTTGCAAGTTGCTATAGGTACAGCTATAATCAGCTGTAGTGTTGTTATTGGACTAATatcactacagcctgtagaccataagcttggtaccagatttgagggcctgatcctcttcctcaggcgaccgaaggctgcgctggcgcactggagctaGTGTTGGAcctatcgtcgatgtctgcccttgctgataataggctcctgaggtatggaaaatggtccacgttgtccaaggcgctgagcacctcgagtctcatcatcgagagcatgcagaaaacaagcgcaaggagcggaaggagcgtgcggcaaaccagtccctctctgtcccacctgtcacagagactgtcattcctgtattggactatacagtcacctgagaactcacttttagagtggaagcaagtcttcctcgatttcgagggactgcctatgacgatgatgatattggactagtaatccagatgcttGGATGGATGATTCAGAGAATGTGAATTGAAATCCCACCATGGTTTAGCTTAAAAAATCtgccatcagtaaaagtgaccatgaagctgtgcgATTGTTGAAAAAAAACAATTGGTTCAATAATGTCTTTTCAGGAATGAAACCTGCAGTTCTTACTCAGTCTGGCTGATATGTGGCTCCACTCCCAcaacaatgtggctgactcttaactgccctccaaaccaaatttataaatcaaaccatccaatattacatactgGTGTCAAACTAATTACCCACGTGCATTCCCTAGTGCCTGTCTCCCGAGTCCCTtcgcctatcctagtgctcctacgcagtgctaccccagaggctgcagcatggctggtggaaagctgcagaatttcagtgggggagactgcagatgatcttggaggatgacctcgagcagctttgggcctagaaggcctggctttgGACTGCGCCATCTCGGCATgggtggcggcagtctgggctggctggctgacaggcaacacaagggcactggtggagtgggagTGGTGGGAAGACGAATACTGTCATcctaagagaggacagcaggttcgtgctccacagagccactacTACTCCCCTggggcggcacctcagcaatcctagtaatctgttggaggacagattgctggactaccGTGACAccttgcaagcccctttcaacacagataactgcagcagtctgagcttatatatagaaacatagaaatttacagtgcataaggaggccatttcggtccatcgtgtccacgccggccgacaaaaagccacacggcccttggtcagcagccctaaaggttacatataaacctatgaacaatgacggaaaggcaaagagcacccagcccaaccagtccgcctcacacaattgcgacaccccttatactgaaacattctacactccaccccaaccggagccatgtgatctcctgggagaggcaaaaaccagattaaaaacccaggccaatttagggagaaaaaatctggaaagattcctctctgacccatccaggcgatcgaaactagtccaggagatcactctggctgttttagattccctgcagtacttacaattatatctgctccatccaacaaaaggtcatccagtctaatcccaattaccagctctcggcccgtaaccctgcaggttacggcactttaaatgcccatccaaccatcttttaaaattggtgagggtttctgcatccgccaTTCTTcctggcagcaagttccagatccccacaaccctctgcgtaaagaagccccccctcaaatcccctctaaaccttccaccacccaccttaaaactatgccccctcgtaatagatccctccaccaatggaaatagatccttactatccactatgtccaggcccctcaatattttgtacacctcaatgaggtctcccctcaacctcctctgttccaatgagaacaaacccccagcctatccaatctgtcctcataactaagattctccattccaggcagcatcctagtaaatctcctctgcaccctctcaagtgcaatcacgttcttcctataatacggcgaccagaactgcacgcagtactacagctgtggccgaaccaaagtattatacaatttaagcataacctccctgctcttatattttatgcctcgaccaataaaggcaagcattccgtatgccttgttaactatcttatccacctggcatgctactttcggggatctgtggacaagcacttcaaggtaTCTTTGTTCATTtacgctattaagtggcctatcacttaatgtgtataccctttccttattagccctccaaaagtgcatcacctcacatttttccaaattaaattccatttgccactgctctgcctacctgaccagtagattgatttcctcctgcagcccatgactttcctcttcattatcaaccacacagccaattttagtgttgtctgcaaacttcttaatcatactccctatattcaaatctaaatcgttgatatataccacaaaaagaaagggacccaatactgagccctgtggaaccccactggaaacatacttccagtcacaaaaacatccatcaaccattaccctttgcttcctacctccaagacaattttggatccaacttgccactttgtcctggatcccatgggctttaaccttcatgaccagtctaccatgtgggatcttatcaaaagctttgctaaaatccatatatattacatcgtacgcactaccctcatcatacctcctcaaaaaattcaatcaggttagtcaaacacgatcttcccttaacaaatctgtgctgactgtccctaattagtctttcaggat
This genomic stretch from Pristiophorus japonicus isolate sPriJap1 chromosome 7, sPriJap1.hap1, whole genome shotgun sequence harbors:
- the scara3 gene encoding scavenger receptor class A member 3, which produces MKDDNFSGEEEEMHSFRCEQSDVILFSNEAERTSRPGCCRCQTAWSLSLAVKVLYIFFSCLIIAVAVLASVVFRKVDSITEDINVAQSFYETKISSVQTNIKELDQKSITKNCSSCHEVSHFAQEIIDLQKEFEQIQQLLLAQEPVLDETVQKHLTLSSDNRKINKEVTHYSTSIEQINQTVERFSVQINGLQALVKDLDEFMRRLSQDQYKIRIGIQHINFTTNQNSLWLEEIQRKADEETLILQKIVTDWQNSTKVFGVLRASVSKMNDVVKSIQSTLATTLQRISQNSEVMHDLSLQLLAVHEQFNNISTFLDDHEENIQDILYHAKYYENRTAERFETIMGRMVSHETEINTILANINATNNHVHSMIKYISDVRASCSSGLGAHSEELYDLNNSLTIIQSTTDMLRQRYNLLSATLNGEISKLGVVMEEMKIIDAQHGEAIKNFTILRGLPGLPGPKGNKGEAGIKGNAGPVGLKGDTGDPGPAGKPGARGLNGPPGVRGEKGSRGPVGGPGPKGNKGSLGRSGLRGEVGPKGDTGPQGPQGKSGPPGPKGQSGIKGDPGFPGPRGLTGEMGKMGPPGSQGPPGP